The Candidatus Micropelagos thuwalensis genome has a window encoding:
- a CDS encoding class I adenylate-forming enzyme family protein, with translation MSKTKEIDPVLTKLMSPGAPFEVVEKTHSGRSLRVFSQSPESVCAIFNAARTHGDKEFIIHNDARITYTEFFRRADALSAWLVTEKELLKGQSVAINMKNCPEWMIAYVGIVQAGGVAVLINSRNDTESMMAALKDSDSVFVIADEKRLTKLRDSGCDLPALVSAPDSQFASDKNSTLFDSVLTHAPMTTPVNLTQTDNASMLFTSGTTGRAKAAILSHLNVISSVMNTEMAMETIIHRLADQYDTAVEVIKEHMPPPCGLLIYPLFHVSGLTSVFLTNMTIGGKIVVMDRWDAKQALALVEKEKITALSGVPATHWDMLNAVKETEYDLSSLNSVSNGGQAATQNLLKNISETYPNAQLGAGYGMTETTGAVSQANGEAFMRAPQSAGLVLPMVDMKIIGDDGNETPLGEAGEICIRGATVMQGYYNRPEDTAKVMKDGWMHTGDVGYLDEESYLYIVDRKTDMIISGGENIYCAEIEQTLGQHEAIKEIAAFGVHDDRLGEKLIVALSLNMPTETEQLDTYAREKLADYKVPHAYIITDEFNYTATGKIEKHKLRKAFLDAEKN, from the coding sequence ATGAGTAAAACAAAAGAAATCGATCCTGTTCTCACCAAGCTTATGTCTCCAGGGGCGCCATTTGAAGTGGTGGAAAAAACCCATTCGGGACGGTCATTGCGTGTGTTTAGCCAGTCGCCGGAAAGTGTCTGTGCGATTTTCAATGCCGCACGCACGCATGGTGATAAAGAATTCATAATTCATAATGATGCGCGTATCACCTATACAGAATTTTTCAGAAGAGCTGATGCACTTTCAGCCTGGCTGGTTACTGAAAAAGAGCTATTGAAAGGTCAATCCGTTGCCATAAATATGAAAAATTGCCCCGAATGGATGATTGCTTATGTCGGCATTGTTCAAGCCGGCGGCGTCGCTGTCCTTATTAATAGCCGCAATGACACCGAAAGCATGATGGCAGCCCTTAAAGATAGCGACAGCGTTTTTGTTATCGCAGACGAAAAAAGACTCACGAAACTAAGAGATTCTGGATGCGACCTTCCCGCTTTGGTTTCAGCCCCCGATAGCCAGTTTGCGTCGGACAAGAATAGCACCCTATTTGACAGTGTGCTGACTCATGCCCCGATGACTACACCCGTCAATCTAACGCAAACCGATAATGCATCCATGCTGTTCACCTCCGGCACTACGGGAAGAGCAAAGGCGGCGATTTTGAGTCATCTCAATGTGATTTCAAGTGTGATGAATACCGAAATGGCGATGGAAACCATTATTCACAGACTTGCCGACCAGTATGATACGGCTGTTGAAGTCATTAAAGAACACATGCCGCCGCCATGCGGCCTTCTGATATATCCGCTTTTCCATGTGAGTGGTCTCACGAGTGTTTTTCTGACAAACATGACCATTGGTGGCAAAATTGTAGTGATGGACAGGTGGGATGCAAAACAGGCGCTCGCACTTGTGGAAAAGGAAAAAATCACCGCCTTAAGCGGCGTGCCTGCTACCCATTGGGATATGTTAAATGCGGTCAAAGAAACCGAATATGATTTGTCATCATTAAATTCTGTATCCAATGGCGGACAGGCAGCCACACAAAATCTTTTAAAAAATATTTCCGAAACCTACCCGAATGCGCAGCTAGGGGCAGGTTATGGCATGACCGAAACCACCGGTGCGGTATCACAGGCCAATGGTGAAGCTTTCATGCGCGCACCACAGAGCGCAGGTCTCGTTTTACCGATGGTCGATATGAAAATTATTGGTGATGACGGCAATGAAACGCCTCTGGGCGAAGCCGGTGAAATTTGTATTCGCGGCGCCACCGTGATGCAGGGTTATTATAACCGCCCCGAAGATACAGCAAAAGTCATGAAAGATGGCTGGATGCATACCGGCGATGTCGGTTATCTGGATGAGGAAAGTTATCTCTATATCGTCGACCGCAAGACCGATATGATTATTTCAGGCGGCGAGAATATCTACTGTGCCGAAATCGAACAGACACTGGGTCAACATGAAGCGATTAAAGAGATTGCCGCTTTTGGTGTTCATGATGACAGGCTCGGAGAGAAGTTGATTGTTGCTTTATCACTCAACATGCCGACTGAAACTGAGCAACTTGATACTTATGCGCGCGAGAAACTCGCAGATTATAAAGTGCCGCATGCCTATATTATTACAGATGAATTTAACTACACCGCCACCGGTAAAATAGAAAAACACAAATTAAGAAAGGCTTTTCTGGACGCGGAAAAGAATTAG
- a CDS encoding SDR family NAD(P)-dependent oxidoreductase, whose translation MSLTGKTSIITGGSDGIGRAIAAKLASEGAHVVICARNAEKLESVAEDIRAAGGSVETRVQDVADTDSFAAMIGDVASSNGLDILVNNAAHVGFGSVADASLEDFRENFRVNVDATYAGMQAAIKAMSDNGGSIINISSINGDRAMPGMAGYSSSKAALLHLTRLASMETAGQNIRVNAVTPGPIMTPGTEAFIQSDPKAGEAIAAGIPMQRMGMPEEVANVVLFLASDMSSYVTGANIPVDGGKANELAVNQG comes from the coding sequence GTGAGTTTAACTGGAAAAACAAGTATCATTACAGGCGGTAGTGATGGAATTGGGCGAGCCATTGCAGCAAAACTGGCGAGCGAGGGCGCGCATGTTGTTATTTGCGCCAGAAATGCAGAAAAACTGGAGTCTGTTGCCGAGGATATTAGAGCCGCTGGTGGATCAGTTGAAACGCGGGTTCAAGATGTTGCCGATACGGATAGCTTCGCTGCCATGATTGGAGATGTGGCTTCCTCCAATGGATTAGATATTTTGGTAAATAATGCCGCCCATGTGGGGTTTGGTTCTGTTGCTGACGCCAGCCTTGAGGATTTTCGTGAAAATTTCAGAGTGAATGTCGATGCAACCTATGCCGGCATGCAGGCTGCAATTAAGGCCATGTCAGATAATGGCGGGTCAATCATCAATATTTCTTCCATTAATGGTGACCGCGCTATGCCGGGCATGGCGGGTTATTCTTCTTCAAAAGCCGCGCTCTTGCATCTCACCCGTCTCGCCTCCATGGAAACTGCCGGGCAGAATATTCGGGTCAATGCTGTCACGCCCGGGCCGATTATGACACCCGGCACTGAGGCATTTATTCAGTCCGACCCAAAGGCAGGTGAAGCTATTGCCGCAGGTATTCCGATGCAGCGCATGGGCATGCCTGAAGAGGTTGCCAATGTGGTTCTGTTTTTAGCCTCAGATATGTCCTCCTATGTGACGGGCGCGAATATTCCTGTGGATGGCGGCAAAGCAAATGAGCTTGCTGTAAACCAAGGTTAA